Sequence from the Mixophyes fleayi isolate aMixFle1 chromosome 4, aMixFle1.hap1, whole genome shotgun sequence genome:
TGATTGTTGGAAGCAGCATTTCATTTCCATACATAAAATgaatgaattgaacaatgaaatATTTACTTCTGTTTGTATTCTTCGATATTTTATATAGTACACCTTGTGAGTATTTGCTCTGCTGAGATATATCATTTTATAAGAAACGTCAATGTATAGTGTTATATCTATATTAGTTATTTTACAATATGCATAGTTACATCTTCATTGCTGACTGATACTGTATGTAAGAGTCTCTACAAAGAGACTTTTCTTCCACTAAAGTGTGTTTGTTATATTTGGAAATATACAATGTTTTAGACTAGTAGCTGAATCAACCTTACTATCAATGCAGAGTTTACCTGTTTGTCTGGTTACAGTTGTCAGTGCCAGCCCTGTTTTATGCTTATAGCTTACTGACACTAATCCTAATTACACattgaagaaaaaatatatacattaaattgctatatttaactttctatttcaattattattactttgttattataattatttgaatGCATTTTGTCACCAATGACCCTTTAAATAGTTATTTGTGCAATTGtattaattgtaaaaatatatggAAGAGAAAGCAGCAGCTGGAGCTTTTATATAAATTCCTCTAATCCAATGAAGAATAAACCTAAATTATAAGATAACCAATTATGATAAACTTTCTGTAACTTTCATAATGagcattataatataaatatttgtagtgtttttacttttttattttctattgttttctGTGGCAGTGTTTAGAAGCTGTTGTATGTTGAATCTAGCACACCCTGTTTTGTGATTGGCTGGTTCTCCTGCTCAGAGAGTCACCTCCAGGTGGGCTCCAAACTCCACTCATCTCTGAGATCTCACATTCTGAGAGCAGAATGGTTCTGATAATAGTGGACATCTGCAATGGTTCCATGATACAGCTGCCAGGCAAATGATGAATATCATAAAGATGGAGCTGGGTATTGCACATTTTAATGTTAAACATTGCGACAGCATTTACATAAACGTATCTAATCAAAGGAACAGTAAGCTTTAATTTTTAGCTGAATCagtatgaaaaaaacatttgtaacattcacaaagaGCCTCAttatataatatttcaaagttTTACTTTTGTAATTTTGATTGTTTTCTGTATATCTGTTTTAAAGCTATAGTGCTTATAATCTAGCTTGTCCTGCATTGTAAGTCACCACCAGGAGGTCTCCAAACTACATTCAGCTGTCAGATTCCGCATTGTGAGAGCAGAATAGTGAGACATACTGatcatttttaaatgaaatagtAAATACTTTCAGTGGCTTGTTGACACAACTACCAACCATATTGATATGAATATTAGCAGGACAGCACTGTATATGGGCAAATGCAACCCATCAGGAAATATATAGTAGTTAAATTAGggctttttttttagcaaacaaCATATTGACTGTTAGGTTATATAAGGATTAGAGTTCAAGAGAATTTATCTCCAGATTCTCTATATCCTTTTTATTCCCTTTTTATACCTTATATTTTTAGCATAACAGAGTTCCTCCATGCTCCATTCACCTTGGAGACCACATAACGCGTCTTATGCTAATAGTCATACTCAGTCTATGTTCTCTCCTGGGCCGGCTTCCTTCACAGCTCCCAGTTCTCCAGATGTATCACATGGAGGACACAAGCTTGTGAGAGAGCTATGTATATATAGAAAGCATTACCATTACATTAAATGCCATACTTTGGACAAATGGGgtcaaaaataaacttttttgtcTAAACAAAATACATATGCCAAAAATAATATAATCACAATCTATGTAGAACCTGGTAGCTGATTATGTTTAAGTTTAGTGTTTAACGGCTTCTTTTTGATACTTACTATATACTTGATACATACTGGAATTCTCATGAACCAGTCATCATATTCCTCTATTGATAGACATTGTATCTTACATGCAGAAGTATTCTGAGTTATTCTAACATACAGCATTAGCAACAAAGTGAACTATAGCATGCTCTAATATTGTTGTCTGCTTTCAGTGCACTTTACCTTAGATTTATAAATCATCTGAACTTGCCACCATTCCAGGGCCTAAATTGCTATCTTCATATAGCCGCTAAGTTACCTCTGCTTGATAATAGACACTTCAGAAAGATATGATATATTTTAGTGCTGCTTATGATGGGAGAGGGTCACAGCCATAAAATCAGATATTGAAATATACCTCCAATGACGCTCTCTATAGCAGCATTTAggttttatttaacaattttaatCCAGCAGCTCTCTGGAAGTaacaggaggggtaacaggtAACTGGAGGGAGGGGCTCTTAACAAGTACTATCTGAATGATGCCTAAACTCAGGGTAAGGGCTACTGAAAGTGACCCACCCCTTTAGTATTCAATATACTGTACAGACCTGCTTCATATGAGCAACCACAGACACAAATAATTAGGACAAGCTATGCACTACTTGAATAATAGGCTTTTAGGAAGAGTGTGAAATGGTTTTGTTGTGCTGACTTTTGAACTGTAAAGCCAACAAATATTTGTTGCAATTAGAATCTTGCTTTGCATTTTATTCAGTTTATTATGTAGTTTTGTTAAATAACAGTTCTGTTtaattttggggttttttattaATGTGATGTAAACACAATTATTAGAAATTCTGTCATCTATAATGTTGAGTTCAGTGATATTTGCTTAGTTTTGAAAACTATAAGACCCATTAAAAATATGCTTACAAAAACAATAGAAAAgaaattcaataaatattttaatcattCTGTAAGTGGATACTTAGAAAATAATTTCATAGCATTGCAGTTCCACATTTTCACCTCAGAGCGCCGCTGTTTGACCAATAAGGAGAAGAATACAGAACTGGAGATCCACTGGTATTTTcatcactcacacacactgcagatcTGCAGGAAGACACACAGCCATTTTCTGGATTCTCTCTACACAGAATACAGGATATTTTTACAGATTTTCCTGAACAAGTGGATTAGATAAACAAGCAAATATTTTGTATGTTTCCTTTTCACTGGATTACAAACATTGGTCTTTGAAAAAGAACATATTGTGGAAGATTTCAGAAGCATAAGATGGAAcctcatacacagacatacaaaggAATCAGATGGCAAGTAATATTTTCCTTCCTATTTTCTTGGCTGTGTCATTCAGTCTCTGGtcagattcattattccattgtaGAAGAAATGAGAAAAGACTCTGTTATAGCAAATATTGCAAAAGACATTGGATTAGATATTAAACAGCTCTCATCTAGAAAACTGAGAATTGTATCACGTGTTTCAGAAAAATATTTCTATGCAAATTTAGATAATGGAAATCTATATGTTAAGGACAggatagacagagagacactgtgtGGGACAGCAGCTTCCTGCTTCCTAACCTTTGATGCAGTGTTTGAATatccatttaatatttttaatgtcaAAGTTGAAATTGAGGATATAAATGATAATTATCCACATTTTTTTCATAACAAATTCATTTTGGATGTTATTGAACTTACATCACCAGGAACAACATTTGTTTTGGACACTGCAGAAGATCCAGATATTGGTATTAATTCAGTGCAGACATACAGGCTCAGTGATAATCAGTACTTTACCCTTAATGAAAAGACCAGAGCAGATGGGAGTATATTTCCAGAACTTGTATTAGAGAAACCTTTAGATCGAGAGACACAAAATATTCATGAATTTATTTTAACAGCATTTGATGGAGGAAACCCAGTGAGATCTGGAACTGCTTTATTTAAGGTGATTGTTACTGATGCTAATGATAATGCTCCTATATTTACACAAGACATGTATAAAGTTACACTAAAAGAAAACATTCCAATTAACTCCACTGTAATTATATTAAATGCAACAGACAAAGATGAAGGTATAAATGCAGAGATCACATATTCTTTCAGAAAAACTTCAGGGGATCTTCATCATACAGGGGTGTTTAGTATTCACCCTACAAATGGGGAAATTAAAACAAGTAGATATTTGGATTTTGAATTAACAAATAACTATGAACTATCTGTCCAAGCTAAGGATGGAGGTGGCATTGCTGCCCATTGTAAAGTATTGATAGAAGTGATAGATGAAAATGACAACATTCCAGAGATATCTATCACATCATTATCTAGTCCTATTCCTGAGGATTCTGCACCAGGTACAATGATAGCTCTGATTGAAGTTCATGATCAGGATTCAGGAGAAAATAGAGAAGTTGACTGTCAGATTATAGAAGAAATCCCTTTTAATTTATTATCATCTAACAGTTACTACAGAATTGTTACAACAAGTGCTATGGACAGAGAGAAAGTATCTAGTTATAACATCACAATTTTAGCCATGGACAGAGGATCTCCCCCACTTTCCAGCAGAAGAACCATCAGACTGGAGATATCAGATGTTAATGACAATCCACCAATATTCATGAAATCTACTTATGTCACTTATGTACCAGAGAACAATTTACCAGGAGgctcaatatacagtatacaagctTCAGATCCTGATACTGCAGACAATGCTAAAATTATTTATTCTCTACTCAGCAGTAATACAGAAGATCTCCCTGTGTCCTCTTATCTGTCCATCAATATAGAGACTGGAGTTCTCTATGCTCAGAGATCATTTGATTATGAGCAGCACAAGGAGTTTCTAATACAAGTAACTGCTAGAGACAATGGATCCCCATCTCTGAGCAGCAATGTTACATTAATTATCCGTATAGTGGATCAGAATGATAATGCTCCAAAAATCCTGTACCCATCACCAGAAAGTGGTGGACCAGCTGTGTTTGAGATGGTCCCTTTTGCCTCTGAACAAGGATCATTAATAACTAAGGTGGTTGCAGTGGACGCAGATTCTGGACATAATGCCTGGCTCTCTTATCACTTCATACATGTGTCAGAACCATCTCACTTTATCATTAGTCAGCACACGGGTGAAATCAGGACATCACGTGTCTTTCAAGAGAAGGATATATTGAAACACAAGgttgtggtgatggtgaaggacaATGGAGACCCCTCTCTCTCAGCTACAGTCACGTTAAGTCTTATTATTGCTGATAACTTTCAACAAGTGGTTCCTAAACTCAGTAATCAACTGAAAGATGAAGATCCGCAACCCAATTTACAGTTGTACTTAGTGATCGCAGTAGCACTCATTTCCTTGTTATTTATTATAACTGTTATGTTGGTCACTGTATCAAAATGCAAGGgttcaaagccctcaccaacatTTGCATCTCTAAGTACAAATCTGTATCCTCCAGTTGACCCCAGGACATTCTCCATGTACAGTGATGGAACGTTACCATTTCCCTACTCGTACAATGTGTGTGTAGCGTTGGACTCCAGTGAAAGTGACTTCAGTTACATGAAACCAAATCAAAATGTCCCTGTGGATAATCTCATTGATGCTGATGATTCAGGACTTGGGAATGAAAGTATAAAGGAACCATTTCCAATCAGTGATCAGGTGAGTTCTTGTAACACAGAGAATGTTATGTGAGGTTTCATATAAGATAAGTTATGTAACTAATTGCATTATTATTTGATGTCTGACATTTAATGAAATGTCTTTATTAAtatctgactgatgtgtatatTCCCTAAATGCCAAATCATCTGAATTGTTTGGGAAGATTCCATTTCTATAACTTTGTAGATcacttgtatattatttttattatcaaggGTGTTACTGTTTGTTGTTCAAAGCAAGTCTAAACATTAGTTAAACATCTGTAATAATTTAAGGTGttcttgtgttttattattttttgtcatatattattattatgatcattattgttattactattattattattgtttttcttaGCATATagtctaataaaaaaataaaagcacattaAGGGGTTTTCTCTAACTTAATTTCCGTATTCCAGATATGGAACGTCTTACTACTGACAGCAAAAGTGATTTCAGGGGATCTCCAGCtttcatatataatttaatagtggatGGACTAATAGAGTGGGTTGGGTACGGTTGAGCGATTAGAAGCATTCCGACAACTGGGATTCCTACATAAAAAACCCGATGGCAGAAGAAGACGAATGAAATagaacagacttacctgaaagaaTGTAGGAATCCCTTTTGTaggaatagtggtaatcggtaATCCGATTACCACCGCCAATAGAGGGAACCCCATCTGTATGGTATATGGAGATACACTAATTATGGAGAAGTACTAAAATCTTGAGAAAACCATTAATACATTGACTAAATTGGAAACTGACATGTCTCCGTGAACCATATTTGATGGTATCTCAGGCTCTGTAAATTGTGACTTGCTTTACCCCTCATGTCCCTGAGGAAGCAGTTTGCAAACTGTACCACTTGTTGGACTGAAGTGTTCTCCCTGTTTATATAATTGCATCTTATCCCTGATCTGACCACCGGACGAAGTTGCAACAAATGTGATGGCgtcatatttttttctaaagacCCAAAACCTATATATAGAAAAGTGGATTGGTATCATTATTATATACATACTTTCACATTAAGGTTCAAATCTCATTTTATTGGCACTCAATTTCAAATAAAATTTGATACTGAGTGTTATCAGCAGTATTCTAATTTCCACACATAGAACAAATTCATTGAACAATAAATGCTTAACTTCTGCTTATTTTCTTCTATATTTTATGTAGCGCAcgttggggtaaatgtatcaaacagcaCTATCTGCGATGGTTATAATCCGCTGCACATCTCCATCAATTCTCGGCGGTTCCATGATCCAAACCGCTTCATTTACGATAGGACGGTTTAAGGGTTCAATGTAAAACTgctccttaatataattatatgttcAATTTGCcggcataatataataatacaataatattgcctcTTTAATACAATGAACAATAAACATTGCTCtataagtaaattataaattaaatttgtCCCCCGAAACATTAAATAATAACTGCCACAATAATCCATAACTCAGTGGTTcctcctcttatgttatgaatgaCAAGATAGTTCatacagcagcagtttgagcaatgtCGCCTCAcgcaaccacctcttttgttttggctgTTCTGCTAGCGGTTTTGTGGTGTTTGTGATACTGTCGCTTTATACATTCAGCAGTTTGTATGTAGTCAAGGTTAAAAATTGGGACATTGATGTTGACCGTTTTGCTGAATGGAACACCAGTTTTTGGACAGATTACCAGCATTTTGCATTTAATACATCAGGCGGTTTAAAACTCACCCATAAAAATGCCTCAAGTCAGCGATTTAACAAACCGccttttgatacatttacccccttgttaGTGTTTGCTGTGCTGAAACATATAATTTTATAGGAAACTACAATGTATAGTATTAAATCTATATCAGTTATTTTACAATATCCATAGTTACATCTGCATTGCGGACTGATGTTTCAAATGTAAGAGACTACAAAGAGACTTTTATTTTACTAAAGTGTGTTGGTTATATTTTGAAACTTGCATTTTATTAGACTAGTAGCTGATTCTACGTCGCTATCAATACAGAGTTTACCTGTATTTTGTCAAATTCATTTTCgtccaaaaaatatattctttatagATTCGGATTTTTAATATTATTGAGAATTGGTGACCCATGGGAAATCAGTGGCCTTTTAATACTTTTGTTCTGGTTCTTGTTCTCAGTGTCATCCCTGTTTTATGCTTATCAGCTCACTGACACTTGTGTAATCTCATAGAAACATTGGAGATCATTTATATACATAGAATTGCAATATTTAACTTTCTATTTCAAATGCATTTTGTCTCTTTAAAGAGTTATTTGTGCAATTGTGATAGTGGCAAAGATCCATAGAGGACAAAGTGGAAGCTGGATCTTTTATATACGTCCATCTAATCAAATAGTAAATCTAAACTATAAGTTGACCGAATATGACAAAAAGCATCATaaaatatttcaatgtttttccctttttttatttcctattgtTTTCTGTAGCTCAGTTTTTGGTATTTTGAATCTAGCGCACAAGTATCGAATGCTCTGTCCAGGAAGGATTATAACGAGGAAATTGATCCGAAACcgcattttttttatcactgtgaaTAGCGGCTAAAAGCGATACAGTCAATAATAATTACATATCAGGCTATATTTGTAATATGTAAGGGCCTGTGTCTTACAACTCATAACTGTTTGTACATGCTGAAGAGTTCTGAGTCATTGTATCGTTTCGCATTAGCATCAATGTAAACCTATTATCTTTACCTCTTTAGATCCGTCAGGATGTCTCTGGTGCTTAAGATGTAGATAGATGAGTATTTTTTAGTGCTGCTCATGATTAGAGAAGGTCAGAGCCATCTAATTAGAAGCTGCAAATACCCCTCTAACATTTCTCTACATAGCATCAACATTTGTGTTTTATTGGGTTTTATTTACCCAGCAGCTCTCTGGAGGTAACAGGAGGGAGGGGCTCTTAAATtgtgctatcatcatcattagcaactatttatatagcgccgctaattccgcagcgctgtacagagaactcactcatatcagtccctgccccattggagcttacagtctaaattccctaccatacctacacagacagacacacagactagggtcaatttgatagcagccaattaacataccagtatgtttttggagtgtggtaggaaaccagagcacccggaggaaacccacacaaacacggggagaacatacaaactccacacagataaggccatggtcgagaatcaaactcatgacctaggtgctgtgaggtagatgtgttaaccactaagctatCATTCTGCAGAAAAGGATGCCTAAACTCGGAGGAAAGTTTACTAAAAGTGACCCACcccattaatattttatatactgtataaacctatttgaaaacaaaaccacaaaaaaTGTGGCAAACTCAAGCACTACTGGAATAATAGGCATTTAGAAAGGGTATGAGGCAGTTTTGTTGTGTAGCACTACAACATCTGGACTACTGTCAGACTATACATCTACAATAACTACTTGCTGCAATTATGcataattattttgcatttatgccATTTTTGTAtactataataaataatagaaCTCCTTTATGTTACTTACATGTGAATGATTTGTGAAGATAATTATTAGAAATTCTGTGACTTATAATGCTGAACTGACTGATATTTGCTTAGTTTTTAAATCTATAAAACCCAGTAGAAATATGCTTACAGgggttaaaaatgaaaaataaatccaCTTAACATTTGGAGAATTCTGTAAGTGAAAGATTGAAAAAAAATTCCATAGTATTGCAGTTCCACATTTTCGCCTCAGAGCGCCGCTGTTTGACCAATAAGGAGAAGAATACAGAACTGGAGATCCACTGGTATTTTcatcactcacacacactgcagatcTGCAGGAAGACACACAGCCATTTTCTGGATTCTCTCTGCACAGAATACAGGATATTTTTAACATTCTCCTGAACAAGtggattaggaaaacaagcaaacCTTTTGTATGTTTCCTATCCAGTGGATTACATATACCAGCCTTTGAAAAGACATTTTGTGGAAGATTTCAGAAGCATAAGATGAAAcctcatacacagacatacaaaggAATCAGATGGCAAGTAATATTTTCCTTCCTATTTTCTTGGCTGTGTC
This genomic interval carries:
- the LOC142149587 gene encoding protocadherin gamma-B2-like, encoding MEPHTQTYKGIRWQVIFSFLFSWLCHSVSGQIHYSIVEEMRKDSVIANIAKDIGLDIKQLSSRKLRIVSRVSEKYFYANLDNGNLYVKDRIDRETLCGTAASCFLTFDAVFEYPFNIFNVKVEIEDINDNYPHFFHNKFILDVIELTSPGTTFVLDTAEDPDIGINSVQTYRLSDNQYFTLNEKTRADGSIFPELVLEKPLDRETQNIHEFILTAFDGGNPVRSGTALFKVIVTDANDNAPIFTQDMYKVTLKENIPINSTVIILNATDKDEGINAEITYSFRKTSGDLHHTGVFSIHPTNGEIKTSRYLDFELTNNYELSVQAKDGGGIAAHCKVLIEVIDENDNIPEISITSLSSPIPEDSAPGTMIALIEVHDQDSGENREVDCQIIEEIPFNLLSSNSYYRIVTTSAMDREKVSSYNITILAMDRGSPPLSSRRTIRLEISDVNDNPPIFMKSTYVTYVPENNLPGGSIYSIQASDPDTADNAKIIYSLLSSNTEDLPVSSYLSINIETGVLYAQRSFDYEQHKEFLIQVTARDNGSPSLSSNVTLIIRIVDQNDNAPKILYPSPESGGPAVFEMVPFASEQGSLITKVVAVDADSGHNAWLSYHFIHVSEPSHFIISQHTGEIRTSRVFQEKDILKHKVVVMVKDNGDPSLSATVTLSLIIADNFQQVVPKLSNQLKDEDPQPNLQLYLVIAVALISLLFIITVMLVTVSKCKGSKPSPTFASLSTNLYPPVDPRTFSMYSDGTLPFPYSYNVCVALDSSESDFSYMKPNQNVPVDNLIDADDSGLGNESIKEPFPISDQIWNVLLLTAKVISGDLQLSYII